CCGGCGCGGCGGCCACCACCTTCGGCGCCCTGGGCGGCACCGGCGGCATCGGCGCGACCGGCGGCACCGCCGGGGCCGGCGGCCAGGGCGGCGCCGGGACCACAGCCGGAGCCACCGGCATCACCGGCACCGGCGGCACGGGCGGCACCGGCGGCGCCGGCGGCCTGGGCGGCACCGGCCTGACCGGCGCGGCGGCCACCACCTTCGGCGCCCTGGGCGGCACCGGCGGCATCGGCGCGACCGGCGGCACCGCCGGGGCCGGCGGCCAGGGCGGCGCCGGGACCACAGCCGGAGCCACCGGCATCACCGGCACCGGCGGCACGGGCGGCACCGGCGGCGCCGGCGGCCTGGGCGGCACCGGCCTGACCGGCGCGGCGGCCACCACCTTCGGCGCCCTGGGCGGCACCGGCGGCATCGGCGCGACCGGCGGCACCGCCGGGGCCGGCGGCCAGGGCGGCGCCGGGACCACAGCCGGAGCCACCGGCATCACCGGCACCGGCGGCACGGGCGGCACCGGCGGCGCCGGCGGCCTGGGCGGCACCGGCCTGACCGGCGCGGCGGCCACCACCTTCGGCGCCCTGGGCGGCACCGGCGGCATCGGCGCGACCGGCGGCACCGCCGGGGCCGGCGGCCAGGGCGGCGCCGGGACCACAGCCGGAGCCACCGGCATCACCGGCACCGGCGGCACGGGCGGCACCGGCGGCGCCGGCGGCCTGGGCGGCACCGGCCTGACCGGCGCGGCGGCCACCACCTTCGGCGCCCTGGGCGGCACCGGCGGCATCGGCGCGACCGGCGGCACCGCCGGGGCCGGCGGCCAGGGCGGCGCCGGGACCACAGCCGGAGCCACCGGCATCACCGGCACCGGCGGCACGGGCGGCACCGGCGGCGCCGGCGGCCTGGGCGGCACCGGCCTGACCGGCGCGGCGGCCACCACCTTCGGCGCCCTGGGCGGCACCGGCGGCATCGGCGCGACCGGCGGCACCGCCGGGGCCGGCGGCCAGGGCGGCGCCGGGACCACAGCCGGAGCCACCGGCATCACCGGCACCGGCGGCACGGGCGGCACCGGCGGCGCCGGCGGCCTGGGCGGCACCGGCCTGACCGGCGCGGCGGCCACCACCTTCGGCGCCCTGGGCGGCACCGGCGGCATCGGCGCGACCGGCGGCACCGCCGGGGCCGGCGGCCAGGGCGGCGCCGGGACCACAGCCGGAGCCACCGGCATCACCGGCACCGGCGGCACGGGCGGCACCGGCGGCGCCGGCGGCCTGGGCGGCACCGGCCTGACCGGCGCGGCGGCCACCACCTTCGGCGCCCTGGGCGGCACCGGCGGCATCGGCGCGACCGGCGGCACCGCCGGGGCCGGCGGCCAGGGCGGCGCCGGGACCACAGCCGGAGCCACCGGCATCACCGGCACCGGCGGCACGGGCGGCACCGGCGGCGCCGGCGGCCTGGGCGGCACCGGCCTGACCGGCGCGGCGGCCACCACCTTCGGCGCCCTGGGCGGCACCGGCGGCATCGGCGCGACCGGCGGCACCGCCGGGGCCGGCGGCCAGGGCGGCGCCGGGACCACAGCCGGGGCCACCGGCATCACCGGCACCGGCGGCACGGGCGGCACCGGCGGAGTCGGTGGTCTGGGCGGTACCGGTCTGACCGGGGCGGCGGCCACTACCTTCGGTGCGGTCGGCGCGACCGGTGGGCAGGGCGCCGCGGGTGGCACGGCCGGGGCCGGCGGCACGGGCGGTGCGGCAGCCGGCGGCACGGCCGGGGCGACCGGGGCGACCGGCACCGGCGGTAAGGGCGGCACCGGCGGAGTCGGTGGTCTGGGCGGTACCGGTCTGACCGGGGCGGCGGCCACTACCTTCGGTGCGGTCGGCGCGACCGGTGGGCAGGGCGCCGCGGGTGGCACGGCCGGGCCGGCGGCACGGGCGGTGCGGCAGCCGGCGGCACGGCCGGGGCGACCGGGGCGACCGGCACCGGCGGTAAGGGCGGCACCGGCGGGGTCGGTGGTCTGGGCGGTACCGGTCTGACCGGGGCGGCGGCCACTACCTTCGGTGCGGTCGGCGCGACCGGTGGGCAGGGCGCCGCGGGTGGCACGGCCGGGGCCGGCGGCACGGGCGGTGCGGCAGCCGGCGGCACGGCCGGGGCGACCGGGGCGACCGGCACCGGCGGTAAGGGCGGCACCGGCGGGGTCGGTGGTCTGGGCGGTACCGGTCTGACCGGGGCGGCGGCCACTACCTTCGGTGCGGTCGGCGCGACCGGTGGGCAGGGCGCCGCGGGTGGCACGGCCGGGGCCGGCGGCACGGGCGGTGCGGCAGCCGGCGGCACGGCCGGGGCGACCGGGGCGACCGGCACCGGCGGTAAGGGCGGCACCGGCGGGGTCGGTGGTCTGGGCGGTACCGGTCTGACCGGGGCGGCGGCCACTACCTTCGGTGCGGTCGGCGCGACCGGTGGGCAGGGCGCCGCGGGTGGCACGGCCGGGGCCGGCGGCACGGGCGGTGCGGCAGCCGGCGGCACGGCCGGGGCGACCGGGGCGACCGGCACCGGCGGTAAGGGCGGCACCGGCGGGGTCGGTGGTCTGGGCGGTACCGGTCTGACCGGGGCGGCGGCCACTACCTTCGGTGCGGTCGGCGCGACCGGTGGGCAGGGCGCCGCGGGTGGCACGGCCGGGGCCGGCGGCACGGGCGGTGCGGCAGCCGGCGGCACGGCCGGGGCGACCGGGGCGACCGGCACCGGCGGTAAGGGCGGCACCGGCGGGGTCGGTGGTCTGGGCGGTACCGGTCTGACCGGGGCGGCGGCCACTACCTTCGGTGCGGTCGGCGCGACCGGTGGGCAGGGCGCCGCGGGTGGCACGGCCGGGGCCGGCGGCACGGGCGGTGCGGCAGCCGGCGGCACGGCCGGGGCGACCGGGGCGACCGGCACCGGCGGTAAGGGCGGCACCGGCGGGGTCGGTGGTCTGGGCGGTACCGGTCTGACCGGGGCGGCGGCCACTACCTTCGGTGCGGTCGGCGCGACCGGTGGGCAGGGCGCCGCGGGTGGCACGGCCGGGGCCGGCGGCACGGGCGGTGCGGCAGCCGGCGGCACGGCCGGGGCGACCGGGGCGACCGGCACCGGCGGTAAGGGCGGCACCGGCGGGGTCGGTGGTCTGGGCGGTACCGGTCTGACCGGGGCGGCGGCCACTACCTTCGGTGCGGTCGGCGCGACCGGTGGGCAGGGCGCCGCGGGTGGCACGGCCGGGGCCGGCGGCACGGGCGGTGCGGCAGCCGGCGGCACGGCCGGGGCGACCGGGGCGACCGGCACCGGCGGTAAGGGCGGCACCGGCGGGGTCGGTGGTCTGGGCGGTACCGGTCTGACCGGGGCGGCGGCCACTAC
This genomic stretch from Mycobacterium paragordonae harbors:
- a CDS encoding mucin 17-like protein — protein: MPVAPVAPAVPPAAAPPVPPAPAVPPAAPCPPVAPTAPKVVAAAPVRPVPPRPPTPPVPPLPPVPVAPVAPAVPPAAAPPVPPAPAVPPAAPCPPVAPTAPKVVAAAPVRPVPPRPPTPPVPPLPPVPVAPVAPAVPPAAAPPVPPAPAVPPAAPCPPVAPTAPKVVAAAPVRPVPPRPPTPPVPPLPPVPVAPVAPAVPPAAAPPVPPAPAVPPAAPCPPVAPTAPKVVAAAPVRPVPPRPPTPPVPPLPPVPVAPVAPAVPPAAAPPVPPAPAVPPAAPCPPVAPTAPKVVAAAPVRPVPPRPPTPPVPPLPPVPVAPVAPAVPPAAAPPVPPAPAVPPAAPCPPVAPTAPKVVAAAPVRPVPPRPPTPPVPPLPPVPVAPVAPAVPPAAAPPVPPAPAVPPAAPCPPVAPTAPKVVAAAPVRPVPPRPPTPPVPPLPPVPVAPVAPAVPPAAAPPVPPAPAVPPAAPCPPVAPTAPKVVAAAPVRPVPPRPPTPPVPPLPPVPVAPVAPAVPPAAAPPVPPAPAVPPAAPCPPVAPTAPKVVAAAPVRPVPPRPPTPPVPPLPPVPVAPVAPAVPPAAAPPVPPARPCHPRRPAHRSRRPHRR